One Pseudonocardia sediminis DNA window includes the following coding sequences:
- a CDS encoding methylenetetrahydrofolate reductase yields MPDGFRVICEIEPPTRPDLKHARHQIGVLSPVSDSFLIPDNHIGRATVSSIAVANEVQAMGGSSIACVNSRDRNLLGFRRDLLTAAAYGVDQFLFVQGDKPSVGDRTGELTVRAMIEEARAATDQAPFAGVEPFRLGVTAGHRRRMAGWKQAADFIFVQVGYSVDAFLRWREANPTDLPVYAGVMVLASAGMATRLRASIPDIEIPDDLVDRVASSPAAGVDAACEQIQALRGTGAFAGVHLVPVSRFREVAAQLERWL; encoded by the coding sequence ATGCCCGATGGATTCCGCGTCATCTGCGAGATCGAGCCGCCGACGAGGCCCGATCTGAAGCACGCACGCCACCAGATCGGTGTCCTGAGCCCGGTGTCGGACTCGTTCCTGATCCCCGACAACCACATCGGTCGCGCCACGGTGTCGAGCATCGCGGTGGCCAACGAGGTCCAGGCCATGGGCGGGAGCAGCATCGCCTGCGTGAACTCCCGTGACCGCAATCTGCTCGGCTTCCGGCGGGATCTCCTGACCGCCGCCGCCTACGGGGTCGACCAGTTCCTCTTCGTCCAGGGCGACAAGCCGTCGGTCGGAGATCGCACCGGGGAGCTGACCGTCCGGGCCATGATCGAGGAAGCGCGTGCGGCGACCGACCAGGCTCCGTTCGCGGGCGTCGAGCCCTTCCGGCTCGGGGTGACCGCCGGTCATCGTCGTCGGATGGCGGGGTGGAAGCAGGCGGCCGACTTCATCTTCGTCCAGGTCGGCTACTCCGTCGACGCGTTCCTGCGGTGGCGCGAGGCGAACCCCACCGACCTGCCCGTGTACGCCGGCGTCATGGTTCTCGCGAGTGCCGGGATGGCGACGAGACTGCGGGCCTCGATCCCCGACATCGAGATCCCCGACGACCTCGTCGACCGTGTCGCGAGCAGCCCGGCCGCAGGCGTCGACGCGGCGTGCGAACAGATCCAGGCGCTGCGTGGCACCGGAGCGTTCGCCGGGGTGCACCTCGTTCCCGTCAGCCGGTTCCGGGAGGTGGCGGCGCAGCTCGAACGATGGTTGTAG
- a CDS encoding dihydrofolate reductase family protein has protein sequence MSFLYTSHFMTLDGVVTDPDVWHPRFVSDESMNRLLEEMDATSTTLMGRTTYIEFASFWPTQGDDYPIARATNAISKHVVSRTLTDTDATWGDTTVLRGDPVEETAALKKEQDVIGVHGSSTLTRSLLDAGLVDEVRITLDPAIVGSGERLFTDGVAAADLELIDATTYPLGVVQLTYRPAL, from the coding sequence ATGAGCTTCCTGTACACATCGCACTTCATGACCCTCGACGGTGTCGTCACCGACCCCGACGTCTGGCACCCCCGCTTCGTCTCCGACGAAAGCATGAACCGTCTGCTCGAGGAGATGGACGCGACCAGCACGACCCTGATGGGCCGCACCACCTACATCGAGTTCGCCTCGTTCTGGCCGACCCAGGGCGACGACTATCCGATCGCGCGAGCCACGAACGCGATCTCGAAGCACGTGGTCAGCCGCACCCTGACCGACACGGACGCGACCTGGGGCGACACCACCGTCCTGCGCGGGGACCCCGTCGAGGAGACCGCGGCGCTCAAGAAGGAGCAGGACGTGATCGGCGTTCACGGCAGCAGCACGTTGACCCGCTCCCTGTTGGACGCCGGATTGGTCGACGAGGTCCGGATCACGCTCGACCCGGCGATCGTCGGCTCCGGTGAGCGCCTCTTCACCGACGGCGTAGCAGCGGCGGATCTGGAACTGATCGACGCGACGACCTACCCGCTCGGAGTAGTGCAGCTGACCTACCGTCCAGCCCTCTGA
- a CDS encoding dihydrofolate reductase family protein translates to MSDSDAGPGKVVVNRSMSLDGFIAGPDHAMDWIIEYATEYAFPEVMEATGAMLIGRGTYDVSRRMSAEDTSYDGGPVFVLTHRPPDEPDPGVTFLTSDLSDAVTTARAAAQGKNLEILGADLASQCLHRGLVDEVLVYVLPVLLGDGVRFSTPGIGRIDLEPIGDSRSGPVTMLRFRVRR, encoded by the coding sequence ATGAGTGATTCCGATGCCGGGCCGGGCAAGGTCGTCGTGAACAGGTCGATGTCGCTGGACGGCTTCATCGCCGGACCCGACCACGCGATGGACTGGATCATCGAGTACGCGACGGAGTACGCGTTCCCCGAGGTCATGGAGGCCACCGGCGCCATGTTGATCGGTCGTGGCACCTACGACGTCAGCAGGCGGATGTCGGCCGAGGACACCTCCTACGACGGAGGGCCGGTGTTCGTCCTGACCCACCGGCCGCCGGACGAGCCGGACCCCGGGGTCACGTTCCTGACCTCCGACCTCTCGGACGCCGTCACCACCGCGCGCGCCGCCGCTCAGGGGAAGAACCTGGAGATCCTCGGGGCGGACCTGGCGAGCCAGTGCCTGCACCGCGGTCTCGTCGACGAGGTTCTCGTGTACGTCCTGCCGGTGCTCCTCGGCGACGGTGTCCGGTTCTCCACACCGGGCATCGGGCGGATCGACCTCGAACCGATCGGCGACAGCCGGTCGGGACCGGTGACGATGCTCCGCTTCCGCGTGCGGAGGTAG